From the Opitutia bacterium genome, one window contains:
- a CDS encoding outer membrane protein transport protein, whose product MIPVTSPRTARALVASLGGALVLLAAAPAALASGTRVGFKDAFATARGNAFVATADNPSALYYNPAGIAQLEGTQFAGNIYEVALSSDYSGAAGSASMNDDYVTVPAVYVTWKPAGAPWAYGIGVYAPFGLKSDWPNSSPLRTFALKNEQTFRTFNFTGAWQVSPEVSLGLSATYNRVSTNLNRALGVFAPNDLFRFEGDGHAFGFNAGLLWKINERHQFGLSYQSRTRVKLEGTSSTIPLVASEPANATFDFPEVVIVGWSFRPTPQWNIEANIDWTNWDRFNVVTVNKASGNQPLPFNWESGTFYELGATRYLSGGWNVSGGICYTENNTPDATYTPAVPDSDKTFYSLGVGYRGPAFSADFAWQYATGDSRRVTGSPANLLGGTADGSYKNSINAFSLSLGYKF is encoded by the coding sequence ATGATTCCGGTCACATCACCTCGCACCGCCCGCGCACTCGTTGCGTCGCTGGGCGGAGCCCTCGTTCTCCTGGCCGCCGCGCCCGCCGCGCTGGCCTCCGGCACGCGCGTCGGTTTCAAGGACGCCTTCGCCACCGCGCGCGGCAACGCCTTCGTCGCCACCGCCGACAATCCCAGCGCGCTCTACTATAACCCGGCCGGCATCGCCCAGCTCGAAGGCACGCAGTTCGCCGGCAACATCTACGAAGTCGCGCTCTCGTCCGACTATTCGGGTGCCGCCGGTTCGGCGTCGATGAACGATGACTACGTCACCGTGCCCGCCGTCTACGTCACGTGGAAGCCCGCCGGCGCCCCGTGGGCCTACGGCATCGGCGTCTACGCGCCCTTCGGCTTGAAGAGCGATTGGCCCAACTCGTCCCCGCTGCGCACCTTCGCGCTGAAGAACGAGCAGACGTTCCGCACCTTCAATTTCACCGGTGCGTGGCAGGTCTCGCCGGAAGTCTCGCTCGGCCTCAGCGCGACCTACAATCGCGTCTCGACGAACCTCAACCGCGCCCTCGGCGTCTTCGCACCGAACGACCTGTTTCGCTTCGAGGGCGACGGCCACGCGTTCGGTTTCAACGCCGGCCTCCTCTGGAAAATCAACGAGCGCCACCAGTTCGGCCTCAGCTACCAGAGCCGCACGCGCGTGAAGCTCGAAGGCACCTCGTCCACGATCCCGCTCGTCGCCAGCGAGCCGGCAAACGCCACCTTCGATTTCCCGGAAGTTGTGATCGTCGGCTGGTCGTTCCGCCCCACGCCACAGTGGAACATCGAGGCGAACATCGATTGGACAAACTGGGATCGCTTCAACGTCGTCACCGTCAACAAGGCCTCGGGCAACCAGCCGCTCCCGTTCAACTGGGAGTCCGGCACCTTCTACGAACTCGGCGCGACGCGCTACCTGAGCGGCGGCTGGAACGTCTCGGGCGGCATTTGCTACACGGAGAACAACACGCCCGACGCCACCTACACGCCCGCCGTGCCCGACAGCGACAAGACCTTCTACTCGCTCGGCGTCGGCTACCGCGGCCCGGCCTTCTCGGCGGACTTCGCCTGGCAATACGCGACCGGCGACTCGCGCCGCGTCACGGGCAGCCCGGCCAACCTCCTCGGCGGCACGGCCGATGGTTCCTACAAGAACTCGATCAACGCCTTCTCGCTTTCCCTCGGCTACAAGTTCTAA
- a CDS encoding methyltransferase domain-containing protein, whose amino-acid sequence MIADSSSVHTGQIRTDYVYFPSRTGLKVAACLDHTGQLASRPWVVIAPKYGETKKNNLQLAYYLAANGLNVLRFDQTNHVGESEGRMQDFSLPGAVDDIIACYDFLAEKGYAREAVLVSNSLSARCAFRAAVTETRITRLISVVGVVNMQHTLREVYREDIFGTFLQGRHWGLTDILGFDINGEIFLGTAVDTRMHDLEGTVADIAKLKVPLIYFFAMNDAWVAHGDVVRATENQPLAKLVAVEGAMHEVRENPRAAEQVFRRVVWACLSERDYPGDDQAKLQVPDKKLVIAQNKDERERLRRSEAPAETETNFWSGYLEKYSVLEKSQDYRDYMELLGRLCAFRPGAAVLDAGCGNGMFGRWVLHETIRQRRVKAAAPEAPSLYVGLELTERGLNDALGNHLTTLDRDRAEVARGGPPGMGYLRFDFNDLGDASGAPRLPFADGTFDVVCCSLVLSYLKRPQLLLRELHRVAKPGAVLVASSMKPHCDMSAIYRDFMDQQASPEELERARNLLRAAGKIRLKEEVGHYAFFSDTELAGLVLETGFSVRESFHSLGNQAVVIKAQK is encoded by the coding sequence ATGATTGCGGATTCTTCGAGTGTCCACACCGGACAAATTCGGACGGACTACGTCTATTTTCCCAGCCGGACGGGGCTGAAGGTCGCGGCGTGCCTCGACCACACCGGCCAGCTCGCCAGCCGCCCGTGGGTGGTGATCGCCCCGAAATACGGCGAGACCAAGAAAAACAACCTCCAGCTGGCCTATTATCTCGCGGCGAACGGCCTCAACGTCCTCCGCTTCGACCAGACCAACCACGTCGGCGAGAGCGAGGGTCGCATGCAGGATTTCAGCCTGCCGGGCGCGGTCGACGACATCATCGCCTGCTACGACTTCCTCGCGGAAAAGGGCTATGCGCGCGAAGCGGTGCTCGTCTCGAACAGCCTCTCCGCCCGCTGCGCCTTCCGCGCCGCAGTCACGGAAACCCGGATCACCCGCCTCATCAGCGTCGTGGGCGTGGTGAACATGCAGCACACGCTGCGCGAGGTTTACCGCGAGGACATCTTCGGGACCTTCCTGCAAGGCCGCCACTGGGGCCTGACCGACATTCTCGGTTTCGACATCAACGGCGAAATCTTCCTCGGCACCGCGGTCGATACCCGCATGCACGATTTGGAGGGCACGGTCGCCGACATCGCGAAGCTCAAGGTGCCGCTGATCTATTTCTTCGCAATGAACGACGCTTGGGTCGCCCACGGCGATGTCGTTCGCGCCACCGAAAATCAGCCGCTCGCCAAGCTCGTCGCCGTCGAAGGCGCGATGCACGAGGTCCGTGAGAATCCCCGCGCCGCCGAGCAGGTTTTCCGCCGTGTCGTCTGGGCCTGCCTCAGCGAGCGCGACTATCCCGGCGACGATCAAGCCAAGCTCCAGGTGCCCGACAAGAAGCTCGTCATCGCGCAGAACAAGGACGAGCGCGAGCGCCTCCGCCGCTCCGAGGCGCCCGCCGAGACCGAGACGAATTTCTGGTCCGGCTACCTTGAGAAATACTCCGTCCTCGAGAAATCGCAGGACTACCGCGACTACATGGAGCTGCTCGGCCGCCTCTGCGCGTTCCGCCCCGGCGCCGCCGTGCTCGATGCCGGCTGCGGCAACGGCATGTTCGGCCGCTGGGTGCTGCACGAGACCATCCGCCAGCGTCGCGTGAAGGCCGCTGCACCGGAAGCGCCGTCACTCTACGTCGGCCTCGAGCTGACCGAACGCGGCCTGAACGACGCCCTCGGCAACCACCTCACCACGCTCGATCGCGATCGCGCCGAAGTCGCGCGCGGCGGCCCGCCGGGCATGGGTTATCTGCGTTTCGACTTCAACGACCTCGGCGATGCCAGCGGCGCCCCTCGCCTGCCCTTCGCCGACGGCACGTTCGACGTCGTGTGCTGCAGCCTCGTGCTCTCCTACCTGAAACGCCCGCAGCTGCTCCTGCGCGAACTGCACCGCGTCGCCAAACCCGGCGCTGTGCTCGTGGCGTCGAGCATGAAGCCGCACTGCGACATGTCGGCGATCTACCGCGATTTCATGGACCAGCAGGCCTCACCCGAGGAGCTGGAGCGCGCCCGCAACCTCCTGCGCGCCGCCGGCAAGATCCGCCTGAAGGAGGAAGTCGGCCACTACGCGTTCTTCAGCGACACGGAGCTCGCCGGCCTCGTGCTCGAAACCGGTTTCAGCGTGCGCGAGAGCTTTCACTCGCTCGGCAACCAGGCGGTGGTTATCAAGGCCCAGAAGTGA
- a CDS encoding ABC transporter ATP-binding protein has translation MIEVENLTRVFRTYKKKPGFWGGVTGLFKRDFEETRAADNISFSIKEGEFVGFLGPNGAGKTTTLKMLSGLIYPTSGQARVAGFDPSKRENAYRRLFALVLGQKNQLWWDLPALESFFLLRAIYGLEPKEYQQTLDELVALLGVGHKLNVQVRELSLGERMKMELIAALLHRPRVLFLDEPTIGLDVVSQKNVRDFLRSYNRKNKTTILLTSHYMADISQLCERVIVIDHGKKIYDGNLDRIAGAGARQRIIKFKPRDGAFPADWKPSSGEAKTCEDGEILLHVPSEQVTAVCQQILQQGAVDDITIQDVPLEDIISEIFSRGAAAR, from the coding sequence ATGATCGAAGTCGAAAATCTCACGCGCGTCTTCCGCACCTACAAGAAAAAGCCCGGTTTTTGGGGCGGCGTGACGGGCTTGTTCAAACGCGATTTCGAGGAGACGCGCGCGGCGGACAACATCAGTTTCTCGATCAAGGAGGGCGAATTCGTCGGCTTCCTCGGACCGAACGGCGCGGGCAAGACCACGACGTTGAAGATGCTGTCGGGTCTCATTTATCCCACGAGCGGCCAGGCGCGCGTGGCGGGCTTCGATCCGTCGAAGCGCGAGAACGCCTACCGCCGGCTCTTCGCGCTCGTGCTCGGCCAGAAGAACCAGCTGTGGTGGGACCTGCCGGCGCTCGAGTCGTTTTTCCTGCTGCGCGCGATCTACGGGCTCGAGCCGAAAGAGTATCAGCAGACGCTCGACGAGTTGGTCGCACTGCTCGGCGTCGGTCACAAGCTGAACGTGCAGGTGCGCGAGCTCTCGCTCGGTGAGCGCATGAAGATGGAGCTGATCGCGGCGCTCCTGCATCGCCCGCGCGTGCTGTTCCTCGACGAGCCGACGATCGGCCTCGACGTCGTGTCGCAGAAGAACGTCCGCGACTTCCTCCGCTCCTATAACCGGAAGAACAAGACGACGATCCTGCTCACGAGCCACTACATGGCCGATATTTCGCAGCTCTGCGAACGCGTGATCGTGATCGACCACGGCAAGAAGATCTACGACGGCAACCTCGACCGCATCGCGGGCGCGGGCGCGCGGCAGCGCATCATCAAGTTCAAGCCGCGCGACGGCGCGTTCCCGGCGGATTGGAAACCAAGCTCCGGCGAGGCGAAGACGTGCGAAGACGGCGAGATTCTCCTCCACGTGCCGAGCGAGCAGGTGACGGCGGTGTGCCAGCAAATCCTCCAGCAGGGCGCGGTGGACGATATCACAATCCAGGATGTCCCGCTCGAGGACATCATCAGCGAGATTTTCTCGCGCGGCGCCGCGGCGCGTTGA
- the add gene encoding adenosine deaminase — translation MSDSLPLLDLHRHLDGSVRLATILELGQKFGVRLPGDTIETLRPHVQIHGAVQDLIAFLQRLDWMVGVLGDTDACRRVARENVEDAHREGIAYLELRFSPYFMAQAHNLDQRDVITAIAEGVREGSRATGVKVKLIGILSRTFGPESCTRELEALLAHRDLITALDLAGDEKNWPAELFREHFKRGRDAGWHITVHAGEAGGAPSVWAALRELGATRIGHCVRAVDDPVLMDYLRDHRIGIEANLTSNIQTNTVRSLTEHPLKQFLAHDLLATINTDDPGVSDIDLRHELEVAAPAAGLTPAEILQARRNALEIAYLTPAEKAALLK, via the coding sequence ATGTCAGATTCTTTGCCGCTTCTCGACCTCCACCGCCACCTCGACGGCAGCGTCCGTCTCGCGACGATCCTAGAACTCGGCCAAAAATTCGGCGTGCGGCTCCCGGGCGACACCATCGAGACGCTCCGTCCGCACGTGCAGATTCACGGCGCCGTGCAGGACCTCATCGCGTTTCTGCAGCGGCTTGACTGGATGGTCGGCGTGCTCGGCGACACCGACGCCTGCCGCCGCGTCGCGCGGGAAAACGTCGAGGACGCCCACCGCGAGGGCATCGCGTATCTCGAGCTGCGCTTCAGCCCGTATTTCATGGCGCAGGCCCACAACCTCGACCAGCGCGACGTTATCACCGCCATCGCGGAAGGCGTGCGCGAAGGCAGCCGCGCCACGGGAGTAAAGGTGAAGCTCATCGGCATCCTCAGCCGCACCTTCGGCCCGGAGAGTTGCACACGCGAGCTGGAGGCGCTCCTCGCGCACCGCGACTTGATCACCGCGCTGGACCTCGCCGGCGACGAGAAGAACTGGCCCGCCGAACTCTTCCGCGAGCACTTCAAGCGCGGCCGCGACGCCGGCTGGCACATCACCGTCCACGCTGGCGAAGCCGGCGGCGCGCCGAGCGTCTGGGCCGCCCTGCGCGAACTCGGCGCCACCCGCATCGGCCATTGCGTCCGAGCCGTCGACGATCCCGTGCTCATGGACTACCTGCGCGACCACCGCATCGGCATCGAGGCGAACCTCACGAGCAACATCCAGACGAACACCGTGCGCTCGCTCACCGAGCATCCGTTGAAGCAATTCCTCGCCCACGACCTACTCGCCACCATCAACACCGACGACCCCGGCGTGAGCGACATCGACCTGCGCCACGAACTCGAAGTTGCCGCGCCCGCCGCCGGCCTCACGCCGGCCGAGATTCTCCAAGCCCGCCGCAACGCCCTCGAAATCGCCTACCTCACGCCGGCGGAAAAAGCCGCGCTGCTGAAGTAG
- a CDS encoding aldo/keto reductase, protein MTRVRLAGIPLEVSPLCLGGVPFGAPLDDAATFALLDRFVALGGNFIDTARMYSDWLPGEKGRSERVLGDWLRARGIRERLVVATKGMHPDLATVHVPRSSAAEIRSDLEASLRTLRLETIDLYWLHRDDPARPVEHFVDVLNAFAREGKVRAFGFSNWTAERLRAAHDYARRSGQQTLTASQPFWCLGCRQAKEPGFTGWVKMDAAVHAFHVESGVAVIPYTAQAKGFFTKAQLSPEKQPRDFAAHEFNTPANQALARAVGEMARARGVTANAVVLAYLWTRPFPVVPIIGASRPAQLDDNFAAAGFRLSAEELRALEAASNSGLE, encoded by the coding sequence ATGACGCGCGTTCGCCTCGCCGGGATTCCGCTCGAAGTTTCGCCGCTGTGCCTCGGCGGCGTGCCATTCGGAGCGCCGCTTGACGACGCGGCGACGTTTGCGTTGCTCGATCGGTTCGTGGCGCTCGGCGGCAATTTCATCGACACGGCGCGGATGTATTCCGATTGGCTGCCGGGCGAAAAGGGCCGCAGCGAACGCGTGCTCGGCGACTGGTTGCGCGCACGAGGCATTCGCGAACGGCTCGTCGTCGCGACCAAGGGCATGCATCCCGACCTCGCGACGGTCCACGTGCCGCGCAGTTCGGCCGCGGAGATCCGCTCCGACCTCGAAGCGAGTCTGCGGACGCTGCGCCTCGAGACGATCGACCTCTATTGGCTGCATCGCGACGACCCGGCGCGGCCGGTCGAGCATTTCGTGGACGTGCTCAATGCCTTCGCGCGCGAGGGCAAGGTGCGGGCGTTCGGGTTTTCGAACTGGACGGCGGAGCGACTGCGGGCGGCGCACGATTACGCGCGGCGAAGCGGACAGCAGACGCTCACGGCGAGCCAGCCCTTCTGGTGTCTCGGTTGCCGTCAGGCGAAGGAACCGGGCTTCACGGGCTGGGTGAAAATGGACGCGGCGGTGCACGCCTTTCACGTCGAGAGCGGCGTGGCGGTCATTCCCTACACGGCGCAGGCGAAGGGATTCTTCACCAAGGCGCAGCTGTCGCCCGAGAAGCAGCCGCGCGATTTCGCCGCGCACGAATTCAACACGCCGGCGAATCAGGCGCTCGCGCGCGCGGTGGGCGAGATGGCGCGGGCGCGCGGCGTGACCGCGAATGCGGTCGTGCTGGCGTATCTGTGGACGCGGCCGTTTCCGGTCGTGCCGATCATCGGCGCCAGCCGCCCGGCGCAACTCGACGACAATTTCGCGGCGGCGGGCTTTCGTCTGAGCGCGGAAGAACTACGAGCGCTGGAAGCGGCGTCGAATTCGGGGCTCGAGTAG
- a CDS encoding class I SAM-dependent methyltransferase: MQSSQPDPKKGEREYFARIGPKGIRHATLKPFSEDNCAANLAHLDALFHFLTPPPARIVEFGCGTGWLSLFLATRGYAVTAVDIAPEAVAAAKRQQELRGIAGAEFLVGDYEHPVAGTGFDYALFFDALHHAEDEQLAVQRAYDALRPGGAMIAFETREGHSETEISRRAVAEFGVHEKDMSCAKIAELGRRSGFSRHLILPRAHETMRSLYRPSYAKATGQFDLRVRLLLSKLRVIRRLFTSADEQFVVLWK, encoded by the coding sequence ATGCAGTCGAGTCAGCCCGATCCGAAAAAAGGTGAGCGTGAATACTTCGCGCGCATCGGCCCGAAAGGCATCCGGCATGCGACGCTTAAACCGTTTTCCGAGGACAATTGTGCGGCGAATCTCGCGCATCTGGATGCCCTGTTTCATTTTCTCACGCCACCGCCGGCGCGGATCGTGGAGTTCGGTTGCGGCACGGGGTGGCTCTCGCTCTTTCTCGCCACCCGTGGCTACGCCGTCACCGCGGTCGACATTGCGCCGGAAGCCGTCGCCGCCGCGAAGCGGCAGCAGGAACTTCGTGGGATCGCCGGTGCGGAATTCCTGGTCGGCGACTACGAACACCCCGTGGCCGGAACGGGCTTCGACTACGCGTTGTTTTTCGACGCGCTGCACCACGCCGAGGACGAACAGCTCGCCGTGCAACGCGCCTACGACGCGCTGCGGCCGGGCGGCGCAATGATCGCGTTCGAGACGCGGGAGGGACACAGCGAAACGGAGATTTCGAGGCGCGCGGTTGCTGAGTTCGGGGTGCACGAGAAGGACATGTCGTGCGCCAAAATCGCTGAACTCGGCCGCCGCTCCGGGTTCAGTCGGCATCTCATCCTGCCGCGCGCGCATGAGACGATGCGCAGCCTCTATCGTCCGAGCTACGCGAAAGCCACGGGCCAGTTCGACCTGCGCGTGCGCCTGTTGCTCAGCAAACTGCGCGTGATTCGCCGTCTGTTCACGTCGGCGGACGAACAGTTTGTCGTCCTCTGGAAGTGA
- the surE gene encoding 5'/3'-nucleotidase SurE: MNLLVTNDDGIGSPFFHELVHALRAAGHQLYLAVPASEQSWTGASKTRSRPVKCAKVDRGFGCPTWMLDGTPSDCVNIAIAHLLGDVKIDAVVSGINVGFNCSLGFILASGTVAGAWEGALHGLPAFSFSQDVSEEVYAHLKERGGEPEGELLATLKTSAAHAARLVGELAPGMPRNSFTVQNINFPIPCRADTPVKRTVPAQVHVPGLFSPAADDGSHRLVWGNIVDVSPPEPLSDVRCLEQGCISHTVLDYRRLGHS; this comes from the coding sequence ATGAATCTCCTCGTCACGAACGACGACGGCATCGGCTCGCCTTTCTTCCATGAACTGGTCCACGCGCTCCGCGCCGCCGGCCACCAACTTTATCTCGCCGTTCCCGCCTCGGAACAGAGCTGGACCGGCGCTTCGAAGACCCGCTCGCGCCCGGTGAAGTGCGCCAAGGTCGACCGCGGCTTCGGTTGTCCGACGTGGATGCTCGACGGCACGCCGTCCGACTGCGTGAACATCGCCATCGCGCACCTGCTCGGCGACGTGAAGATCGACGCGGTGGTGAGCGGCATCAACGTCGGCTTCAACTGCTCGCTCGGCTTCATCCTCGCCAGCGGCACGGTCGCCGGCGCGTGGGAAGGGGCACTGCACGGGTTGCCGGCGTTCTCGTTTTCGCAGGACGTCTCGGAGGAAGTCTACGCGCATCTCAAGGAGCGCGGCGGCGAGCCCGAGGGCGAGTTGCTCGCGACACTCAAGACCTCCGCCGCGCACGCCGCGCGCCTCGTCGGCGAACTCGCGCCCGGCATGCCGCGCAACAGTTTCACGGTGCAGAACATCAATTTCCCGATCCCGTGCCGCGCCGACACGCCGGTGAAACGCACGGTGCCCGCGCAGGTGCACGTGCCGGGGCTGTTCTCGCCGGCGGCGGACGACGGTTCGCACCGGCTCGTGTGGGGCAACATCGTCGACGTATCGCCGCCCGAGCCGCTCTCGGATGTGCGCTGTCTCGAGCAGGGCTGCATCAGTCACACGGTTCTCGACTACCGTCGTCTCGGGCATAGTTAA
- a CDS encoding peptide chain release factor-like protein encodes MTGWPDFVVGDLAARLERIGLRADDFEERYVRGAGAGGQKINKTSSTVCVRHRPSGMEVRCQRERSQVRNRRLAWEEITAKLEQSRASAAHAAQAARELVRRQSRQKSRGQKARMIAGKKHRASIRGARRGGADGW; translated from the coding sequence ATGACCGGATGGCCTGATTTCGTGGTGGGGGACCTGGCGGCGCGACTGGAGCGGATCGGGCTGCGCGCCGACGATTTCGAGGAACGTTACGTGCGGGGAGCGGGAGCGGGCGGCCAGAAGATCAACAAGACCTCCTCCACGGTTTGCGTGAGGCACCGCCCGAGCGGGATGGAGGTTCGCTGCCAGCGCGAGCGTTCGCAGGTGCGGAATCGTCGTCTCGCTTGGGAGGAGATCACGGCGAAACTGGAACAGTCGCGCGCTTCCGCCGCCCACGCCGCGCAGGCGGCGCGCGAGCTGGTGCGCCGGCAGTCGCGCCAGAAATCGCGCGGCCAGAAGGCGCGGATGATCGCGGGTAAGAAGCACCGGGCGAGCATCCGGGGCGCGCGCCGCGGCGGTGCGGACGGGTGGTGA
- a CDS encoding MoxR family ATPase encodes MSNGPAWSQKLRAEIGKAVIGQDAVVERLLVALLANGHVLLEGMPGLAKTLLIKSLGTALGVQFERIQFTPDLLPSDVVGTMIFSPKDGAFATHKGPIFANLVLADEINRAPAKVQSALLEAMQERQVTIGGHSHQLPKPFFVMATQNPVEQEGTYPLPEAQTDRFLFKLLVDYPTAAEEARMMEMWGQVTKAPALQPVSSGEELIALRTYVDAVHVSPGVQAYILALVRGTRDLAAASEGGASKRLLNFGASPRASLALFQAGRALAWLRGSDYLSPVLVQEIFHDALRHRVGLTYEAEAEELSSDKILTQVLERTPVPAKA; translated from the coding sequence ATGAGTAACGGCCCCGCTTGGTCCCAAAAACTCCGCGCAGAAATCGGCAAAGCCGTCATCGGTCAGGACGCCGTCGTCGAACGTCTCCTCGTCGCCCTCCTCGCCAACGGCCACGTGCTCCTCGAGGGCATGCCCGGCTTGGCCAAAACGCTCCTGATCAAGTCGCTCGGCACCGCGCTGGGCGTCCAGTTCGAGCGCATCCAATTCACGCCCGACCTGCTGCCCTCCGACGTCGTGGGCACGATGATTTTTTCGCCCAAGGACGGCGCCTTCGCCACGCACAAAGGCCCGATCTTCGCCAACCTCGTCCTCGCCGACGAAATCAACCGCGCGCCCGCCAAAGTCCAATCCGCGCTGCTCGAAGCCATGCAGGAACGCCAGGTCACGATCGGTGGCCACTCTCACCAGCTGCCGAAGCCGTTTTTCGTCATGGCGACGCAAAACCCGGTCGAGCAGGAAGGCACCTACCCGTTGCCCGAGGCGCAGACCGACCGCTTCCTCTTCAAGCTGCTCGTCGACTATCCCACCGCCGCCGAGGAGGCGCGCATGATGGAAATGTGGGGCCAAGTAACGAAGGCGCCCGCACTCCAACCCGTTTCGAGCGGCGAGGAACTCATCGCGCTCCGCACCTACGTCGACGCCGTGCACGTCTCGCCCGGCGTGCAGGCCTACATCCTCGCGCTCGTGCGCGGCACGCGCGACCTCGCGGCCGCCTCCGAAGGCGGCGCGTCCAAGCGCCTGCTGAATTTCGGCGCCTCCCCGCGCGCCTCGCTCGCACTCTTCCAAGCTGGCCGCGCGCTCGCTTGGCTGCGCGGCTCCGACTACCTGTCGCCCGTGCTGGTGCAGGAAATCTTCCACGACGCCCTGCGCCACCGCGTCGGTCTCACCTACGAAGCCGAGGCCGAGGAGCTGTCCTCCGACAAGATCCTCACGCAAGTCCTCGAGCGCACGCCGGTCCCGGCCAAGGCCTGA
- a CDS encoding DUF58 domain-containing protein, whose protein sequence is MPNPITEHTSVVTSQLALLRQLEWKVRHAVENVLSGEYRSAFRGRGMEFDQVVKYTFGDDIRDIDWNVTARLGEPYRKKFIEEREVTLLLVLEDSVSLQFGSGEKSKREALLELAGLVMLLGAVNRDRVGFLHASPEGYTLKEPVRGRGQILHLAAQLLGRDAPSLESPQLSALNSQPSADFIPWRLLAHAAPRHSILIWLGDFAPRAYPEGWSVLSRRYQTMGFRVDDPWDRELPHGRVLTAYDPTTGRLVNLNGASSAQRAAHQLWVDQREQAFRDLFPNPLSRLVVGTGEDRLDALVRFFHARMAAGNRR, encoded by the coding sequence ATGCCCAACCCGATCACAGAGCACACGTCCGTCGTCACCTCCCAGCTCGCGCTGCTGCGCCAGCTGGAGTGGAAGGTGCGCCATGCGGTCGAGAACGTGCTCAGCGGCGAGTATCGCTCGGCCTTCCGCGGCCGCGGCATGGAGTTCGACCAGGTCGTCAAATACACCTTCGGCGACGACATCCGCGACATCGACTGGAACGTCACCGCGCGCCTCGGCGAACCCTACCGCAAGAAATTCATCGAGGAACGCGAAGTCACGCTGCTGCTCGTGCTCGAGGACAGCGTCAGCCTGCAATTCGGCTCCGGCGAAAAATCCAAACGCGAGGCGCTGCTCGAACTCGCCGGCCTCGTCATGCTGCTCGGCGCCGTCAACCGCGACCGCGTCGGCTTCCTCCACGCCTCGCCCGAAGGCTACACGCTCAAGGAACCCGTCCGCGGCCGCGGCCAGATTCTCCATCTCGCCGCCCAGCTGCTCGGACGCGATGCGCCGTCGCTCGAGAGCCCTCAACTCTCAGCCCTCAACTCTCAACCCTCCGCCGATTTCATCCCGTGGCGCCTGCTGGCCCACGCCGCTCCGCGCCACTCGATCCTGATCTGGCTCGGCGATTTCGCGCCGCGCGCCTATCCGGAAGGGTGGAGCGTGCTCTCGCGCCGCTATCAGACGATGGGCTTCCGCGTCGACGACCCGTGGGACCGCGAGCTGCCGCACGGCCGCGTGCTCACCGCCTACGACCCGACCACCGGCCGCCTCGTGAACCTCAACGGCGCCTCCTCCGCGCAACGCGCGGCGCACCAGCTCTGGGTCGACCAGCGCGAGCAAGCTTTCCGCGATCTCTTCCCGAATCCGCTCAGCCGCCTCGTCGTCGGCACGGGCGAGGATCGCCTCGACGCACTCGTCCGCTTTTTCCACGCCCGCATGGCCGCGGGAAATCGCCGTTAG